In Phormidium yuhuli AB48, one genomic interval encodes:
- the bchL gene encoding ferredoxin:protochlorophyllide reductase (ATP-dependent) iron-sulfur ATP-binding protein: MRLAVYGKGGIGKSTTSCNISVALARRGKKVLQIGCDPKHDSTFTLTGYLIPTIIDTLQEKDFHYEDIWPEDVIYKGYGGVDCVEAGGPPAGAGCGGYVVGETVKLLKELNAFDEYDVILFDVLGDVVCGGFAAPLNYADYALIVTDNGFDALFAANRIAASVREKARTHPLRLAGLIGNRTSKRDLIDKYIETVPMPVLEVLPLIEDIRVSRVKGKTLFEMAETEAVLNYVCDYYLNIADQILALPEGVVPKDAADRDLFALLSDFYLNPQQPPATVDAEPDLMMV, translated from the coding sequence GTGAGATTAGCAGTATACGGAAAAGGCGGCATTGGTAAATCCACCACCAGTTGCAACATCTCAGTTGCCCTGGCCCGTCGCGGTAAAAAAGTCCTGCAAATTGGCTGTGACCCCAAACACGACAGTACCTTCACCCTAACGGGCTACCTCATTCCCACCATCATCGATACCCTCCAAGAAAAAGACTTCCATTACGAAGACATCTGGCCCGAAGACGTGATCTACAAAGGCTACGGCGGTGTCGATTGCGTGGAAGCCGGCGGTCCCCCAGCCGGAGCGGGTTGTGGTGGATACGTCGTCGGAGAAACCGTCAAACTTCTCAAAGAACTCAACGCCTTTGACGAATATGACGTAATTCTCTTCGACGTTCTCGGCGACGTCGTCTGTGGTGGCTTTGCAGCGCCGCTGAACTATGCTGACTACGCCCTCATCGTCACCGACAACGGCTTTGATGCCCTCTTTGCCGCCAATCGCATCGCCGCCTCCGTGCGGGAAAAAGCACGAACCCATCCCCTGCGCCTAGCCGGCCTCATTGGTAATCGCACCTCCAAACGGGATCTCATCGACAAATACATCGAAACCGTCCCCATGCCCGTCTTGGAAGTCTTACCCCTAATCGAAGATATCCGCGTCTCTCGCGTCAAAGGGAAAACCCTCTTTGAGATGGCCGAAACCGAGGCCGTCCTCAACTATGTCTGTGACTACTACCTCAACATTGCCGATCAGATTCTGGCACTTCCCGAGGGAGTTGTGCCCAAAGATGCTGCTGATCGGGATCTGTTTGCCTTACTCTCAGACTTCTACCTCAATCCTCAACAACCCCCGGCTACCGTCGACGCCGAACCTGACTTAATGATGGTCTAA